A genomic region of Pyrus communis chromosome 14, drPyrComm1.1, whole genome shotgun sequence contains the following coding sequences:
- the LOC137714536 gene encoding probable 2' cyclic ADP-D-ribose synthase BdTIR produces the protein MHRSAAISLKHNLFSYQKQTQLAERATKSCDVFLNHRGIDTKRTIVSLLYDHLSLLNLRPFLDNRTMRPGDKLFDKIDGAIRGCKVGVAVFSPNYCDSYFCLHELALIMESNKKVIPIFCDIKPSQLCVVDNGQCPPEKLQSFRLALEEARNIVGLTYSSSKGNMADVVTTAADIVINSLIEIENEKRSMQRPKTPFRL, from the exons ATGCACCGTTCAGCAGCCATTAGCTTGAAACACAATCTTTTCAGCTACCAAAAGCAAACCCAGTTGGCCGAACGCGCTACGAAATCTTGCGACGTGTTTCTTAACCATAGAGGAATCGACACGAAGAGAACAATCGTCTCTTTGCTTTACGACCATCTTTCTCTACTCAACTTGCGCCCTTTCTTAGATAACAGGACCATGAGACCTGGAGATAAACTGTTTGATAAAATTGATGGTGCAATAAGGGGTTGTAAGGTTGGTGTTGCTGTGTTTTCACCTAATTATTGTGACTCCTACTTTTGCCTTCATGAACTGGCCCTAATCATGGAGTCCAATAAGAAGGTCATTCCCATATTTTGTGACATTAAACCCTCTCAGCTTTGTGTCGTGGACAATGGGCAATGTCCGCCGGAGAAGCTACAAAGTTTTAGGTTGGCTCTtgaagaggctaggaacatcgTAGGGTTGACATACAGCTCGTCAAAAGG GAACATGGCAGATGTTGTAACAACTGCTGCAGATATTGTAATCAACAGCCTGATAGAGATTGAGAACGAAAAGCGTTCCATGCAGCGTCCAAAAACTCCATTCCGTTTATAA